TTTCAAATAAATGCAATATAATCCATATTCAAATCTGATGGTGTCAACGTTGCCCCAATTGCGAAGGTTTGCCTTTGAAAAATCAATTACACTTACCAACGGGTGTAACGTTTTATGATTATTGTCGGCATTATATTCGTTGATAGAATCAATTCTGTAAGTTTTTTCCATTGCTGTATTTGAAAGTTTTTATACAAACTTAAATAATCGTAAGTAAGAAATGCTAAGCTCAAAAACACAATCAGTAAAAATGGTAGAAAGAACCGTAATTTTTATACCATCTGTGTTGAATATTGGATAGACCTTTGTAAAATAAATCAATATTCAATCATGAAAAAAATATTTTTAGGTTTCTTCATTGCGTTTAGTTTTTCTTGTAGTATTATTCAGACCAATGCTCAAAAAGTTAAAACTATCAATGGTATAGTTCGTGGTGTTACCGATGGCGAATCGGTTGTTTTCAAAGGAATACCTTATGCTGCTCCGCCAGTGGGTGAGTTTCGTTGGCGACCGCCACAACCTGTAAAAAACTGGGAAGGTGAACTCGATGCCACCAAACAATGTAAAGATTGTGCCCAAGCGGGTTGGGGGCCAAATGCCCCAAAAATGAATCCTAATTCTTCAGAGGATTGTCTATTTCTGAATGTTTGGAAACCTGCTAATGCTACTGAAAGCTCAAAATTGCCTGTAATGGTTTGGATTTACGGCGGCGGTTTTACGGGCGGAAGTGCTTCAAGCCCCCAAAATTACGGACATGCATTAAACAAAAATGGTGTCATATTGGTGAATATCAATTATAGGTTAGGGCGTATGGGCTATTTTGCTCACCCTGCATTGAGCAAGGAACACCCCAATGAATATAAAGGAAATTATGGTTTTATGGACCAAATTGCTGCTTTGCAATGGGTTCAAAAAAATATTGCCGCCTTTGGTGGCGACCCCAACAATGTAACCATTTTTGGCTTCTCAGCGGGTGGGGTTTCTGTTCATTCTTTATTAACGATTCCAGCTACCAAAGGACTTTTTCACAAAGTAATCAGCCACTCTGGTGGCGGACGAGACGGGGTGCTTACTGGCAGACCCATCAACAAAGAAGATTCAGATGTATTCTACAAAGTTTCGGCAGAAACCATCGGTGTAAACTTCGCTCAATCAAAAGGCATTGAAGGCACGGATGCAGCAGCTTTGGCAAAACTTCGTGCTATGCCAGCAGATAGCATCATTGACGGAGGACGTGAAACCAACGGAGCAAATGGCCCTCGTATATATTCAGGACCAATTTTCGACGGAAAATTAGTTACTCAAACTGCCGAAACGGCTTATTTGGCTGGCAATCAACCTAAAATGCCTATGATGATTGGTAATTGCAGTGCCGAAATCGGTGGAGCATTTGTAAGCAACGCCAAAACAAAAGAAGAACTTTTTACTTCTTTTGGTGATTTAGCAAACGAAGCAAAAGCAGCATATGACCCAGATGGAACTAAGAAGTTTGAGGAAGTAATCGCCAAATTTAATACCGACTG
This Emticicia oligotrophica DSM 17448 DNA region includes the following protein-coding sequences:
- a CDS encoding carboxylesterase/lipase family protein, producing MKKIFLGFFIAFSFSCSIIQTNAQKVKTINGIVRGVTDGESVVFKGIPYAAPPVGEFRWRPPQPVKNWEGELDATKQCKDCAQAGWGPNAPKMNPNSSEDCLFLNVWKPANATESSKLPVMVWIYGGGFTGGSASSPQNYGHALNKNGVILVNINYRLGRMGYFAHPALSKEHPNEYKGNYGFMDQIAALQWVQKNIAAFGGDPNNVTIFGFSAGGVSVHSLLTIPATKGLFHKVISHSGGGRDGVLTGRPINKEDSDVFYKVSAETIGVNFAQSKGIEGTDAAALAKLRAMPADSIIDGGRETNGANGPRIYSGPIFDGKLVTQTAETAYLAGNQPKMPMMIGNCSAEIGGAFVSNAKTKEELFTSFGDLANEAKAAYDPDGTKKFEEVIAKFNTDWVWGEPARMAARATLTKGSPAYVFQFGYVPTTAQQRSPYGAGHGSDISFAFNTLKARWGSQGEPTDTEKELARVMCAYWANFAKTGNPNGEGLPNWPIYNSQNQNMLDIELDGKVVAKPDPRKARFDVVEKAMKNRGKIQSRGI